Part of the Sinomonas atrocyanea genome is shown below.
CATGCCGTCGCAGGCCGTCAAGGTACTCCAGGGCACCGTGCAGCGGCGCTTCCTCACCTGGCTGCTCAAGCGGCAGGGCGGCGCGCTCGTGGGCCGGGCCCTTCCCTTCGGGGTCGGCGCGGTGGTCGGCGGGGCCGGCAACCTCCTCATGGGGCGCGCCGTGGTGCGTGCCGCCCAGGCGGCGTTCGGCCCGGTGCCGGACGTGCTGCCCGCCGAGACGCCCCAGGAGGCCGTCGAGCGTGAGATCGAGCAGCGCCGGGCGCGGCTGCTCGAAGGCCGCGCCGGGATCGAGCCGCTCGCAGACTGAACTGCGGGCCGGTCCGCCTCCCGGACGGCACCGGCCGCCCGACGGCGCAGCCCGCCCGAGGCGGCCACGCGCCGTCGTCCGTCTAGCCGCCGAACACGGCATGCGCCGCGGCGAAGATCAGCAGGCCTGCCAGGGCGCCCACCACGGTGCCGTTGATGCGGATGAACTGGAGGTCCTTGCCGACCTGGAGCTCGATCTTCTCCGAGGTCTCCTGCGCGTCCCAGCGGGCCACCGTGTCCTCGATGACGCCCGCGATGTCGTCGCGGTAGGTCGCCACCACGTAGGACGCCGCGTCCGCCACCCACGCGTTGACCTTCCCGGCCAGCTCCTCGTCCTCGACGAGCCGGGCGCCGAAGTCCCGCACCGCGGTGGTGAACCGCTGGTGCAGCTCGCTGCGCGGGTCCGAGACCGCCTCGAGCAGCACCCGCTTGAGCGTGGCCCAGGTGCGGCCGGCGAGGCTGCGGACCTGCGGGTCGCCGAGCACCTGCGCCTTGATGCCCTCCACCCGGGCGATCATGGCAGGCTCGTGCTGGAGGTCCTGGGCGAGGTCCCTCAGGTACGCGTCGATGGACCGGCGCACCTGATGGTCCGGGTCCGACTGCACGGCCGCCACGAACTTGGACAGCTCGATGTAGATCTTGTCGCCGACGAGGTCGTTGGCGAAGCTCGGCACCCAGGAGGGGGAGCGGTCCGAGACGACGCGGGTGACCGCCTCGTAGTTCGCCGCGACCCAGTCCGCCGCGCGGTCCACCAGCAGGTCCACGAGCTGGTGGTGGTGGCCCGCGGCGAGGACCTGGTCTGCCACCCGGCCGAGCGGCGGCCCCCACGGCGGGGCGAGCAGGTGGCGCCGCACCATGCCCTCGATCACGGCCTGCACGTCGTCGTCGTTGAGCACGGTGAACGCCCCACGCACGACGGCGGCGCCCTCCTTCGCGACCCGCTCGGCGCCCGCGGGGCTCGCCAGCCAGGTGCCTGCCTTCCGCGCGACGTCGACGCTGTCCAGCTTGGCGCGCACCACGGCGGAGGAGAGGAAGTTGTCCCGCACGAACCCGCTGAGGGACGCCCCGATCGCGTCCTTGCGCGTGGGGATGATGGCGGTATGGGGGATGGGCACCCCGAGCGGGTGCTTGAACAGCGCGGTGACGGCGAACCAGTCCGCGAGCGCCCCCACCATGCCGCCCTCGGCGGCCGCCCGCACGTACTGGAGCCACGCGTACCTGTCCTGGAGCGCGAACGAGACCGCGAAGATGACGGCCATCCCGATCAGGAGGGAGAGGGCGAGGGCCTTC
Proteins encoded:
- a CDS encoding DUF445 domain-containing protein, which codes for MVTLNRTPGPRPGAESGSGPTDLERAAALGRMKALALSLLIGMAVIFAVSFALQDRYAWLQYVRAAAEGGMVGALADWFAVTALFKHPLGVPIPHTAIIPTRKDAIGASLSGFVRDNFLSSAVVRAKLDSVDVARKAGTWLASPAGAERVAKEGAAVVRGAFTVLNDDDVQAVIEGMVRRHLLAPPWGPPLGRVADQVLAAGHHHQLVDLLVDRAADWVAANYEAVTRVVSDRSPSWVPSFANDLVGDKIYIELSKFVAAVQSDPDHQVRRSIDAYLRDLAQDLQHEPAMIARVEGIKAQVLGDPQVRSLAGRTWATLKRVLLEAVSDPRSELHQRFTTAVRDFGARLVEDEELAGKVNAWVADAASYVVATYRDDIAGVIEDTVARWDAQETSEKIELQVGKDLQFIRINGTVVGALAGLLIFAAAHAVFGG